One window of Candidatus Nitrospira kreftii genomic DNA carries:
- a CDS encoding putative Integrase family protein, with protein sequence MGLTKRSDSYYVEFRVMESEDGKSLVFASGVPGARKKRWKVGCLNKTIAREMETVIKTRILLGQEKSDRSKPLLFNEWATTYLELEEVKRLRSFVGRSHSVQTHLIPFFGGKLLGEIKPADIEAFRAQRKKPNGKPASIQTINHDHVALKHCLNVAIRRGLLQYNAASRVPLPNPRNERDRVLTDDEWSKLYRKAKPHLKPVLVLAYQLGQRFNEIVSLTWNRVDLKRGFITLRSVDTKTNTGRQVPMTPDVRLALQRLAKVRSLTSRHVFSYKGKPLQRISRSFKTALKDAGIEDFRFHDLRHCASTNLRRAGVDTATAMKIVGHKSEKMWKRYNSIAERDLTQAAQKVHKYLQENTPGTLADVAGRYEIVSR encoded by the coding sequence ATGGGACTCACGAAGCGGTCCGATAGTTACTATGTAGAGTTCCGCGTGATGGAAAGTGAGGACGGGAAATCCTTGGTCTTTGCGAGTGGTGTCCCTGGTGCGCGGAAGAAACGCTGGAAGGTAGGCTGCCTGAACAAGACCATTGCACGAGAAATGGAAACGGTGATCAAGACACGCATTCTTCTCGGACAGGAAAAGAGCGATCGCTCGAAGCCGCTTCTCTTCAACGAATGGGCAACGACTTACCTCGAACTAGAAGAAGTCAAAAGACTACGTTCTTTCGTCGGGCGATCCCATAGCGTACAGACTCACCTCATTCCATTTTTCGGAGGAAAACTGCTCGGGGAGATCAAGCCAGCGGATATAGAGGCATTCAGGGCTCAACGTAAAAAGCCAAACGGAAAACCGGCAAGCATCCAAACGATCAACCATGACCACGTTGCCCTCAAGCACTGCCTTAACGTCGCGATCCGAAGAGGACTCCTTCAGTACAACGCCGCCTCAAGAGTGCCGTTGCCGAATCCTCGTAACGAGCGCGATAGGGTTCTGACCGATGATGAGTGGTCGAAGTTGTATCGCAAAGCTAAACCTCATCTAAAACCGGTGTTGGTGCTGGCCTACCAATTAGGGCAACGGTTCAATGAAATCGTCAGTCTCACCTGGAATCGCGTGGATTTGAAGCGAGGATTCATTACCCTCCGATCCGTCGATACGAAGACCAACACTGGACGACAAGTGCCAATGACTCCGGATGTCAGGCTGGCTCTACAACGGCTCGCAAAAGTTCGGAGCCTCACATCGCGCCACGTCTTTTCGTATAAGGGTAAACCACTCCAACGTATCTCGAGATCTTTCAAAACGGCCTTGAAGGATGCCGGCATCGAAGACTTTCGATTTCACGACCTCCGCCACTGTGCCTCAACGAATCTTCGAAGGGCAGGGGTGGACACCGCGACCGCTATGAAGATCGTCGGCCATAAATCAGAGAAGATGTGGAAGCGGTACAATTCAATCGCGGAGCGAGACTTGACGCAAGCGGCGCAAAAGGTTCACAAATACCTCCAAGAGAACACGCCGGGAACACTAGCCGATGTAGCAGGAAGGTACGAAATCGTAAGTCGTTGA
- a CDS encoding hypothetical protein (conserved protein of unknown function) translates to MRRLLQPKVLISILVGLIVLYTLIGFVLLPYLIKAYGVPAAAEQIKHPVVLREAAFNPFTLALRLNGLEVRDQDQAAMLGFEELFVDLRVVALFAKKVAFDEIRLVMPFVVARVNPAGKLNLLSLVPPADETAPKPTQPLGDQKKLMPVEIDLLEIERGILEYRDDSKPRPVLIDIVPIQIMLRDFSTIPTPENENAHAFKAEIGKGEVVAWEGTIFLEPVESDGKLSLSGVKLQTLYQAVHDLFQFDIKQGVLGLTASYHFDLRGQAPQATVKNGTVSVQNLEIVERGGIDPVVEVPVFDVEGIRLDLQKQSIDITKVHSADARFDAWMDSGSVLNYQTLFTPVSGGSTEPKSSPSKAETEKPAQPWSITVDEVALRNYGAEFEDRTLERPARLAVDAMNLTVKDVHIPFKNPLPIDLSMKLNETGSINVKGKVAVEPLQADVEAKLEHIEIRPFQPYLARSLNADVLDGAIDLNGSVRFAKEHVREPLLEFHGNLAVVQFVLADHNDFTDLVTWKALKVNQIVLAVEPTAVRIAEVLWQEPSVLIVVDPDGQLNFSRLAKSPAASEQPVPPKEPEHDTSHAKAGEPVSVTIDQVRLAKLAATFQDLSLEPNVRTSLTEFGGTIKGLSSKQLKKAEVNLAGKVGRTAPFKIVGKINPLSEDTFTDLVITLNGMDLRPTGPYSGKYVGYGLSKGKLSLDLKYKVSQKVLEAENLLKVDQLTFGEKTDSPEATSLPVPLVVGLLKDRKGLIEIDMPIRGNLNDPDFKYGKVVISTLLNLLTKVVASPFALMGKLIPGDGSAEDLEFVEFQPGSASLVEQEVKKLDALEKALEERTGLRLDIKGTTDSTLDRAALQAIKLRTQLFAMQGGANQGQEVLSPKVEQRLVEKLYAKLPPADPATAPAESTQPTVEEMKQQLAAAIQISEKEFAALARQRAEAIRYRLLEDGVLTEERVLLLDIGDAESGHEKVRTQLSLSAGS, encoded by the coding sequence ATGCGTCGGCTGCTTCAGCCAAAAGTCTTGATCAGCATTCTGGTGGGGCTCATCGTTCTTTACACGCTCATTGGATTTGTGCTGCTTCCCTATCTCATTAAAGCGTACGGTGTGCCCGCTGCGGCGGAGCAGATCAAGCATCCGGTCGTCCTCCGCGAGGCGGCGTTCAATCCGTTTACACTCGCGCTTCGTCTCAATGGGTTGGAGGTGCGAGATCAGGACCAGGCTGCGATGCTGGGGTTCGAGGAATTGTTCGTCGATCTACGAGTGGTTGCGCTGTTTGCCAAGAAGGTGGCTTTTGACGAGATTCGTCTGGTCATGCCGTTTGTGGTAGCCAGGGTCAACCCTGCAGGAAAGCTGAATCTGTTGTCATTGGTCCCACCGGCTGATGAGACCGCCCCGAAACCCACCCAACCGTTAGGCGACCAGAAGAAATTGATGCCCGTGGAGATCGATCTATTGGAGATTGAACGAGGGATTCTGGAATACCGAGATGATTCCAAACCCAGGCCGGTTCTTATCGACATCGTGCCGATCCAGATCATGCTCCGAGACTTCAGTACCATTCCGACTCCCGAGAATGAAAATGCTCATGCCTTCAAGGCAGAGATCGGTAAGGGTGAGGTCGTCGCGTGGGAAGGGACAATCTTTCTGGAGCCGGTCGAGTCTGATGGGAAGCTGAGTTTGTCCGGAGTCAAGCTCCAGACCTTGTATCAAGCCGTGCATGACCTGTTTCAGTTCGATATCAAACAAGGTGTGCTCGGCCTCACGGCCTCTTATCATTTCGATCTTCGCGGTCAGGCTCCTCAAGCAACGGTGAAGAATGGAACGGTGTCGGTGCAGAATCTGGAAATCGTAGAACGGGGTGGTATCGATCCCGTCGTAGAGGTGCCGGTCTTTGATGTGGAAGGCATTCGGTTAGATCTGCAGAAGCAGTCGATCGATATCACTAAGGTCCATTCGGCCGATGCCCGATTCGATGCGTGGATGGATTCCGGAAGTGTCCTGAACTATCAAACGCTCTTCACTCCGGTCAGTGGAGGCAGTACAGAACCGAAGTCCTCCCCCTCAAAGGCTGAGACGGAAAAGCCGGCACAACCGTGGTCGATCACTGTCGATGAAGTCGCGTTACGAAACTATGGAGCTGAGTTCGAGGACCGAACACTGGAGCGTCCTGCACGTCTTGCGGTGGACGCGATGAATCTGACGGTCAAAGATGTCCACATTCCGTTCAAGAACCCGCTTCCGATCGACCTGTCGATGAAACTGAACGAGACTGGATCCATAAACGTCAAAGGCAAGGTGGCGGTTGAGCCGCTACAAGCCGACGTAGAGGCCAAGTTGGAGCATATCGAGATTCGTCCATTTCAACCGTATCTCGCTCGGTCCCTTAATGCCGATGTGCTGGATGGGGCGATTGATCTGAATGGGTCGGTGCGCTTTGCCAAGGAGCATGTGCGTGAGCCTCTTCTAGAGTTTCACGGGAACCTTGCCGTGGTTCAGTTCGTGCTTGCCGATCACAATGACTTCACCGATCTGGTGACATGGAAAGCGTTGAAGGTGAATCAGATTGTGTTGGCTGTCGAGCCCACGGCGGTGAGGATTGCCGAAGTGCTCTGGCAGGAACCATCCGTCCTGATCGTGGTAGATCCCGATGGGCAGCTCAATTTTTCGCGCCTCGCCAAATCACCAGCAGCGAGTGAGCAGCCGGTACCTCCGAAAGAACCAGAACACGACACGTCGCACGCGAAAGCGGGGGAACCAGTGTCCGTGACGATCGATCAGGTCAGGTTGGCAAAGCTGGCTGCGACATTCCAGGATTTATCCCTCGAGCCGAACGTTCGGACGAGTCTCACGGAGTTTGGGGGCACTATCAAAGGCCTATCGTCCAAGCAGCTCAAAAAAGCGGAAGTCAACCTGGCGGGTAAAGTTGGAAGAACTGCTCCGTTCAAGATTGTAGGAAAGATCAACCCATTGAGCGAGGATACGTTCACTGATTTGGTCATCACGCTGAACGGTATGGATCTCAGACCGACCGGCCCTTACAGCGGCAAGTATGTGGGCTACGGGTTGTCCAAAGGTAAGTTGTCACTCGATTTGAAATATAAGGTTTCGCAAAAGGTGCTGGAGGCGGAGAACTTGCTCAAGGTTGACCAACTGACATTCGGTGAGAAAACCGATAGCCCGGAGGCAACCTCACTGCCGGTCCCACTGGTTGTGGGGCTCCTAAAGGATCGCAAAGGGCTGATCGAAATCGATATGCCGATTCGTGGAAATCTTAATGATCCGGATTTCAAGTACGGCAAGGTGGTAATTTCGACATTGCTCAATTTGTTGACCAAGGTTGTCGCCTCGCCGTTTGCCCTCATGGGCAAGCTCATCCCGGGGGATGGCAGCGCTGAAGATCTAGAGTTCGTCGAGTTTCAGCCGGGTAGTGCCTCTCTGGTTGAGCAAGAGGTAAAAAAACTCGATGCCCTGGAGAAGGCGTTGGAGGAACGCACCGGACTCCGGCTCGATATCAAGGGAACGACTGATTCGACCTTGGACCGTGCCGCCCTGCAGGCGATAAAACTGCGAACACAACTCTTTGCCATGCAGGGGGGTGCGAATCAAGGTCAGGAAGTGCTTTCTCCGAAAGTTGAGCAACGGCTGGTAGAAAAACTCTATGCGAAGCTTCCTCCTGCTGATCCAGCAACTGCGCCTGCCGAGTCCACTCAACCGACGGTAGAAGAGATGAAACAGCAACTAGCGGCGGCCATTCAGATCTCGGAAAAAGAATTTGCAGCGTTGGCTCGCCAGCGTGCTGAGGCGATCCGCTATCGGCTTCTCGAGGATGGAGTACTCACCGAAGAACGAGTGCTGCTTCTTGATATCGGCGATGCCGAATCTGGGCATGAGAAGGTACGGACTCAGTTGTCACTGTCTGCCGGCTCATAA
- a CDS encoding hypothetical protein (conserved protein of unknown function), translated as MDKTEPTRTKLHISKDSMYLMLREGCIKEFNAKKASGDKCDLRGCDLRGLDLRGLEADGLDFSDCYFRQSDLRGVDLSNAKMEGASINACKISGVLFPLELSASEIELSLLHGTRMRYNVK; from the coding sequence ATGGATAAAACCGAGCCAACGCGTACGAAGCTCCACATTTCAAAAGACTCGATGTACTTGATGTTACGTGAAGGCTGCATCAAGGAGTTCAATGCCAAAAAAGCTTCCGGAGACAAATGCGATCTTCGGGGGTGTGACCTACGAGGTTTGGATCTTCGCGGTCTCGAGGCGGATGGGCTTGACTTCAGTGACTGCTATTTCCGGCAATCCGATCTTCGCGGTGTCGACCTAAGCAACGCGAAGATGGAGGGTGCTAGTATCAATGCTTGCAAGATTTCAGGTGTGCTGTTCCCCCTCGAGCTCAGCGCATCAGAAATTGAACTCTCGCTTTTGCATGGGACGCGAATGCGGTACAATGTGAAATAG
- a CDS encoding Peroxidase translates to MAIRLGDDAPNFTAETTEGTINFHEWLGNSWGIFFSHPKDYTPVCTTELGTVARISPEFKKRGVKVIAISVDPMDSHKGWINDINETQKTTMNYPIIADPDKKVATLYDMIHPNAIDNMTVRSVFIIGPDKKVKLTLTYPASCGRNFDELLRVIDSLQLTSKYKVATPANWKDGEECIITPAVSDAEAQQLFPKGFTTVKPYLRYTPQPNR, encoded by the coding sequence ATGGCGATACGATTGGGCGATGATGCGCCGAACTTTACGGCGGAGACGACAGAGGGCACGATCAATTTTCATGAATGGCTGGGCAACAGTTGGGGAATTTTCTTCTCTCACCCTAAAGACTATACCCCCGTCTGTACGACAGAATTGGGTACGGTGGCCAGAATTTCCCCGGAGTTCAAGAAACGGGGTGTGAAGGTGATCGCAATCAGTGTGGACCCCATGGATTCTCACAAAGGTTGGATCAATGACATCAATGAAACTCAAAAGACGACGATGAACTATCCCATAATCGCCGATCCGGACAAGAAAGTGGCGACGCTCTACGACATGATCCACCCGAATGCCATTGATAATATGACCGTGCGTTCAGTCTTCATTATTGGTCCCGACAAGAAAGTAAAACTGACGCTGACCTATCCGGCTTCTTGTGGTCGTAATTTTGATGAGCTGTTGAGAGTTATCGATTCGCTCCAGTTGACGTCAAAATACAAGGTTGCAACACCTGCCAATTGGAAAGACGGTGAGGAGTGCATCATTACGCCCGCGGTGAGTGATGCAGAAGCGCAACAACTGTTTCCTAAAGGGTTCACGACTGTGAAGCCGTATCTCCGCTACACTCCTCAGCCGAACCGATAG